One candidate division KSB1 bacterium genomic window, AAGAGGTGAGCTGGTGATAACTGTCCGAATCATAGAAACCTCTTGGCAAACCTGGAAGAAAATGTTTCCTGACTCAAAAGTAGTCTCTGAAAACACCGGACTTGACAGGCCTTACCATATCTATCCTTACGGCAACTATAAAACCGTTCCCGCCTTACTTTACGGGGTTACCATTGACGATGCCCGGCTGCACCGGAAAGAAAGATTACACGGCATCATTGCCGACCGTTGGAATTTCAAAGCTAAAACATATCGATTCTCATTGTTTGAAAACGAGGCAAGAGCCATAAACGATGAAGTTCACGGAAAGCCGGTTGTCGTAGCCGGGATGAAGTCAGCGAATTTCTACATAAGTTACTCACGGATTGTCAGTGGCGCTGTGCTGACTTTCGATGTGAAAACCGACGCTCCACAAATCTTCCCATTCGACCTGATCGACAATGAAGGTAATGTTTGGAATTTACTCGGCGAGGCTGTCTCAGGGCCGCGAACGGGTCAGAAATTAACCCCTACGATCTCTTATAACGCTTATTGGTTTGCCTGGGGAGCTTTTTTCCCAGATGTACCAATTTATGGTGAATGAGCTTAAAATTAATGCACAAACGCTGCCTTCTCTTCTCAATTATTTTTCTCATTCTAATCTTTTCAGCAGAGGGCCTTTTTGCCGGCGCATGGACGCTTCGCAAAGGAAGGCTGTGGGTAAAATCCGCGTTTCTGATTCAGCGCACCAGTGAACGTTATGCCAGTGAAACCATCTTTTGCGGAGACCGGCTATGCAGAAACGGCCAGCGAACGCCATATTTTTTTAACGGCCAAGTAGAGTCAAATGCGACCTACCTGGATATTTGGTACGGTTTAACCGACCGCTTTGAATTACAATTACAACTGCCCTATTTCGACATTGCCTTTGAAGACGAAGTCAATCCGAATCGTCCTTCTTCCCAAGGCCTTGGGGACATAAGATTTGGGTTGAGGTATCGGATTCCGTTCAAACCAATTGTCACTACTTTCAGGATTGGCGCCAAGGCGCCCACCGGGTTTTTTAACAAAGATTCGGAAGTGGTGCCGATTGGGGATGGGCAGTGGGATCTGGAAGTCTCCGCCGATTTTGGCCGTTCCTTCTGGCCGCTGCCGGCCTATGCAAATTTATCAGTCGGCTACAGATTTCGCTTTGAGCCGGATTTACAAACCACGAATCTCGATCCCGGAGATGAATTTTGGTTCCGGGCCGAGACCGGAATAAAAGTGCGTAGTAAGTTCTTAATCAAAACCCTGGTAGAGGGATTTTGGGGACAGGAGTTTACAGCTT contains:
- a CDS encoding DUF3179 domain-containing protein, translated to MHKFIILLILINVVSFGCSSRDLPTPPNRFGNYDPPDDDSDSPPPDPIPNEKTRWDVPGGAGEIVRGCLGLDCIPSLQNPALVNLDEANYLQDDDLIFGLVRNDAVVAYPHRILDWHEVINQTLSRNSKIAITYCPLTGSGVGINLTGTAADNMGAGSFGVSGLLYNNNLILYDRTTTSNWSQMLLRSVHGPLRGELVITVRIIETSWQTWKKMFPDSKVVSENTGLDRPYHIYPYGNYKTVPALLYGVTIDDARLHRKERLHGIIADRWNFKAKTYRFSLFENEARAINDEVHGKPVVVAGMKSANFYISYSRIVSGAVLTFDVKTDAPQIFPFDLIDNEGNVWNLLGEAVSGPRTGQKLTPTISYNAYWFAWGAFFPDVPIYGE